From Macadamia integrifolia cultivar HAES 741 unplaced genomic scaffold, SCU_Mint_v3 scaffold1796, whole genome shotgun sequence, one genomic window encodes:
- the LOC122064860 gene encoding basic proline-rich protein-like, giving the protein MFTLQLYFKVKPPETNKPPPPPVPGSIANGTAAPGVPPRPLPPPPQAPPPPPPPQGLPSGAPIGNPPRGPPPAPGSAPPPPPSTANGPRPMPPGGTPPVPPPPPVGSGTMANFTPGTRPPSMMPPQGFQGQQIQGQGVHPPPPPPHMGQQLPRPPMS; this is encoded by the exons ATGTTCACG TTGCAACTGTATTTCAAGGTGAAGCCACCAGAAACAAATAAGCCTCCACCTCCACCGGTTCCTGGTTCTATTGCCAATGGCACTGCCGCTCCAGGTGTTCCTCCGAGGCCCTTGCCTCCCCCACCTCAAGCTCcgcctccaccaccaccaccacaggGGCTCCCTTCTGGTGCACCTATTGGAAATCCTCCAAGAGGTCCACCACCTGCTCCAGGATCTGCACCACCACCGCCTCCATCAACAGCAAATGGTCCTCGGCCCATGCCTCCTGGTGGTACTCCTCCAGTCCCACCACCACCTCCAGTTGGTAGCGGTACGATGGCAAATTTCACTCCAGGCACTAGGCCCCCCTCGATGATGCCCCCACAAGGTTTTCAGGGCCAGCAGATTCAAGGCCAGGGGGTTCatcctccaccacctccaccccATATGGGACAACAGCTCCCTAGGCCACCAATGTCTTAG
- the LOC122064861 gene encoding splicing factor 3A subunit 2-like translates to MVMTLVTREVTPQPEVTYSAPIRELLSNFSDLVPDDLPDELPPMRDIQHAIDLVPVKIGRPGYRVTKQFDPDTKQRSLLFQIEYPEIEDNSKPRHRFMSSFEQRVQSCDKRYQYLLFAAEPYEIIAFKVPSTEIDKSTPKFFSHWDPDS, encoded by the exons atggttatgACACTTGTTACTAGGGAAGTCACTCCCCAACCTGAAGTAACGTATAGTGCACCTATCAGAGAGCTCCTGTCTAatttttctgacttagtccctgatgatctcccagatgaGTTGCCTCCCATGAGAGACATACAGCATGccattgacttggtacctg TCAAGATTGGAAGGCCTGGATACAGGGTGACAAAGCAATTTGATCCTGACACAAAACAGAGATCTCTTCTTTTCCAG ATTGAATACCCTGAAATTGAAGACAATTCGAAGCCACGGCACCGTTTTATGTCATCCTTTGAACAG AGGGTGCAATCCTGTGATAAAAGGTACCAGTATCTTCTGTTTGCAGCTGAGCCATATGAAATCATTGCGTTTAAG GTTCCTAGCACAGAGATTGACAAATCTACGCCCAAGTTCTTCTCGCATTGGGATCCTGACTCATAA